One Polyangia bacterium genomic window carries:
- a CDS encoding redoxin domain-containing protein: MQVIVGAPFGRGRFFRWSPPLAVAAAMSMLLACSHNSAATTSEDGNVKKANGDLLAVGTPAPDFSTTAHDGQPVQLSRLKDRYVVLYFYPRDNTPGCTKEACDFRDAWDRLQQAGVAVFGVSTQDATSHQAFAQKYNLPFPLLPDKGGEIAAKYHVPVFLGLTKRVTYLIGKDGRIAYVWPSVKPVGHAADILAHIPQG, from the coding sequence ATGCAAGTTATCGTCGGCGCGCCTTTCGGCCGTGGCCGATTTTTTCGGTGGTCGCCGCCGCTGGCCGTGGCGGCAGCGATGTCCATGCTCTTGGCGTGCAGCCACAACAGCGCCGCGACCACCAGCGAGGATGGTAACGTGAAGAAGGCCAATGGTGATCTCCTGGCGGTGGGCACGCCCGCCCCTGATTTTTCCACCACCGCCCATGACGGTCAGCCGGTGCAGCTATCGCGGCTGAAAGACCGTTACGTCGTCTTGTATTTCTACCCGCGCGACAACACGCCTGGCTGTACCAAAGAGGCCTGCGATTTTCGCGACGCGTGGGATCGTCTGCAGCAAGCGGGCGTCGCCGTCTTCGGCGTTTCCACCCAGGACGCCACGTCCCACCAGGCCTTCGCCCAGAAATACAACCTACCCTTCCCGCTGTTGCCGGACAAAGGCGGCGAGATCGCCGCCAAGTATCACGTGCCGGTTTTCCTGGGCCTCACCAAGCGCGTGACATACCTGATCGGCAAGGACGGCCGAATCGCCTACGTATGGCCCTCGGTAAAGCCCGTCGGCCATGCCGCCGACATTCTGGCGCACATTCCGCAAGGCTGA
- a CDS encoding DUF1552 domain-containing protein, producing MKSKGETKMKSDLFRYVPRRSFLAGVGTTAAGSLLRPLFASAANASPTRLLIVHRPCGTFPTAFFPQGGNATTFTLPPILQPLASLQDQMVILNGIYCPRDHSWAGDQHGAGMITMMSGKRPIEIPGTSSGGDANAKNQMAAGPSVDQFFLQQASLGLQNVAMSSGIQSTAYAPSSIGLPNFKVMSYGTAGAMFPESRDSVMFSNVFGGAMANASPQDLARMRSQNTSVLNFVNKDLTRLRGLVPKTEMTKLDAHLDGISKLQARLLATSNPTMPVGAACTPPVDAALPGPTGDTTQDEAQHKTLAQNQLGIILSAFQCDLARVATFSFAHGNSALRFSKILPNFTDGAGHHDISHNMGATNEHAAIDTFYSQMMADFLSKMKATPDGAGTLLDNTIVVYFNECCYGWDHSIENMPVLMFGGKNLKLQTGQHLQFGMRYMNDVWVAIANAMGMPMTTFGDTAFSKGALPGLFG from the coding sequence ATGAAAAGCAAAGGCGAGACGAAAATGAAGAGCGATCTGTTTCGATATGTTCCGCGGCGATCGTTCCTGGCCGGCGTCGGCACCACCGCCGCTGGATCACTGCTGCGCCCGCTCTTCGCGTCGGCCGCGAACGCATCGCCCACCCGTCTTCTCATCGTGCACCGACCGTGCGGCACGTTCCCGACCGCCTTCTTCCCGCAGGGAGGCAACGCCACGACGTTCACGCTGCCGCCGATCTTGCAGCCGCTTGCGTCGCTGCAAGATCAGATGGTGATCCTGAACGGCATCTATTGTCCGCGCGACCATAGCTGGGCCGGCGACCAGCACGGGGCGGGGATGATCACCATGATGTCGGGCAAGCGCCCGATCGAAATTCCCGGGACCAGTTCGGGCGGCGACGCCAACGCCAAGAACCAGATGGCCGCCGGTCCGTCGGTGGATCAGTTCTTCCTGCAGCAGGCGTCGCTGGGTCTTCAAAACGTGGCGATGTCTTCCGGCATCCAGTCGACGGCATATGCCCCTTCGAGCATCGGGCTGCCGAACTTCAAGGTCATGTCTTACGGCACGGCCGGGGCGATGTTCCCGGAGAGCCGCGATTCGGTGATGTTCTCGAACGTCTTCGGCGGCGCGATGGCCAACGCTTCGCCACAAGATCTGGCGCGGATGCGCTCGCAGAACACCAGCGTCCTCAACTTCGTGAACAAGGACCTGACCCGTTTGCGCGGGTTGGTGCCGAAGACGGAGATGACAAAGCTGGACGCGCACCTGGACGGCATCTCGAAGCTGCAAGCCCGTCTTCTGGCGACCAGCAACCCGACGATGCCTGTCGGCGCGGCCTGCACGCCGCCGGTCGACGCGGCCTTGCCCGGTCCGACCGGCGACACCACCCAGGACGAAGCGCAGCACAAGACGCTGGCGCAGAACCAACTGGGCATCATCCTGTCGGCGTTCCAGTGCGACCTGGCCCGGGTGGCGACGTTCTCGTTCGCGCACGGCAACTCGGCTTTGCGCTTTTCCAAGATCCTTCCCAACTTCACCGACGGCGCGGGCCACCACGACATCTCACACAATATGGGCGCCACCAACGAACATGCCGCCATCGACACGTTCTATTCACAGATGATGGCCGACTTCCTGTCCAAGATGAAGGCCACGCCGGACGGAGCCGGAACGCTGCTGGATAACACCATCGTCGTGTACTTCAACGAGTGCTGCTACGGCTGGGACCATTCAATCGAGAACATGCCGGTGCTGATGTTCGGCGGGAAAAACCTGAAGCTGCAGACCGGCCAGCACCTGCAATTCGGTATGCGTTACATGAACGACGTCTGGGTGGCGATCGCCAACGCGATGGGCATGCCGATGACGACCTTCGGTGACACCGCCTTCAGCAAGGGCGCCCTGCCGGGACTGTTCGGGTAG